The Salvia miltiorrhiza cultivar Shanhuang (shh) chromosome 1, IMPLAD_Smil_shh, whole genome shotgun sequence genome has a window encoding:
- the LOC130987701 gene encoding subtilisin-like protease SBT1.8 — MATRFAICLCAIALFQSCLLPILAKQTYIVHMKHHLKPAAYATHGDWYSDHLQAITSDDAAADSILYTYDSAYHGFAAALSPEDAESLRQSDAVLGVYEDTVYTLHTTRTPEFLGLEAVAGKWAGHSLQELNQASQDVIVGILDTGVWPESKSFADVGMPDIPTRWRGECEAAADFNPKIHCNKKLIGARFFSRGYNMMASSGGEKETQSPRDNDGHGTHTASTAAGSPVANASLLGYASGNARGMAPHARVAAYRVCWSSGCLGSDILAAMDRAILDGVDVLSLSLGGGSAPYPRDTIAIGAFAAMERGIFVSCSAGNSGPAKASLANVAPWIMTVGAGTIDRDFPAYATLGDGRKFTGVSLYSGGGMGSKLVELVYNKGSNSSANLCMAGSLDPVAVRGKVVVCDRGISARVEKGAVVKEAGGIGMILANTAASGEELVADSHLLPAVAVGKKMGDVIRQYLKTARKPTAALSFGGTVVNVKPSPVVAAFSSRGPNMVTPQILKPDVIGPGVNILAAWSQAVGPTGLEKDTRKTQFNIMSGTSMSCPHISGLAALLKAAHPAWSPSAIKSALMTTAYTVDNSDSPLRDAADYSLSTAWAHGAGHVDPQKALSPGLVYDASPDDYVAFLCSLDYTVEMIQVVVKRPNVTCARKFRDPGQLNYPSFSVLFGKSRVVRYSRELTNVDEVAGSVYKVSVEAPKNVVVTVKPSTLTFQKVGDKQHYTVTFVSAKGAGAPRNEFGSITWKNEQHQVRSPVSYSWARV; from the exons ATGGCGACGCGCTTTGCAATCTGCCTCTGCGCAATTGCGCTTTTTCAGTCATGCCTGCTTCCGATTCTCGCCAAGCAGACCTACATTGTGCACATGAAGCACCACCTGAAGCCGGCAGCCTACGCCACCCACGGCGACTGGTACTCCGACCACCTGCAGGCCATCACCTCCGACGACGCCGCCGCCGATTCAATCCTCTACACCTACGACTCCGCCTACCACGGCTTCGCCGCCGCCCTCTCGCCGGAGGATGCCGAGTCGCTCCGCCAGTCGGACGCCGTGCTCGGAGTGTACGAGGACACCGTGTACACGCTCCACACCACCCGAACCCCGGAGTTCCTCGGCCTCGAGGCGGTGGCCGGGAAGTGGGCCGGCCACAGCCTCCAGGAGCTCAACCAGGCATCACAGGATGTCATTGTCGGCATCCTGGACACCGGCGTCTGGCCGGAGTCCAAGTCGTTTGCCGACGTCGGGATGCCCGATATCCCCACGCGGTGGCGCGGGGAGTGCGAGGCGGCGGCGGACTTCAATCCTAAGATCCACTGCAATAAGAAGCTAATCGGCGCCAGATTCTTCTCCCGAGGTTACAACATGATGGCGTCGTCCGGCGGGGAGAAGGAAACGCAGTCGCCGCGCGACAACGACGGCCACGGCACGCACACGGCCAGCACCGCCGCCGGATCTCCGGTTGCGAACGCCAGCCTGTTGGGGTACGCCAGCGGAAACGCCCGCGGGATGGCGCCGCACGCGAGGGTGGCTGCTTACCGAGTGTGCTGGTCCTCGGGCTGTCTCGGTTCGGATATACTCGCCGCGATGGACCGCGCCATCCTCGATGGTGTCGATGTCTTGTCTTTATCGCTCGGCGGCGGATCTGCGCCGTATCCTCGCGATACCATCGCTATTGGCGCGTTTGCGGCAATGGAGAGAGGGATTTTCGTATCCTGCTCAGCGGGGAACAGCGGGCCGGCCAAGGCTTCGTTGGCTAATGTGGCGCCGTGGATAATGACGGTTGGGGCGGGCACCATAGATAGGGATTTTCCGGCGTATGCTACCTTGGGCGACGGCCGGAAATTCACTGGCGTGTCTCTTTACAGTGGGGGTGGGATGGGGAGCAAGTTGGTTGAATTGGTTTACAATAAGGGCAGCAACAGCTCTGCTAATCTGTGCATGGCTGGTTCGCTCGACCCGGTGGCGGTGCGTGGGAAGGTGGTGGTGTGTGACAGAGGGATCAGCGCGAGGGTGGAGAAGGGCGCGGTGGTGAAGGAAGCTGGTGGAATCGGGATGATTCTGGCGAACACGGCCGCGAGCGGGGAGGAGCTGGTGGCGGACAGTCACCTACTGCCGGCGGTGGCGGTGGGGAAGAAGATGGGCGACGTGATTCGGCAATACTTGAAGACCGCGAGAAAGCCGACGGCGGCGCTGAGCTTCGGAGGTACGGTGGTGAACGTGAAGCCGTCGCCGGTGGTGGCGGCGTTCAGCTCTCGGGGCCCGAACATGGTGACGCCGCAGATCCTGAAGCCCGACGTGATCGGGCCGGGCGTGAACATCCTGGCCGCGTGGTCGCAGGCCGTGGGCCCCACTGGCCTCGAGAAGGACACTCGCAAGACTCAATTCAACATCATGTCTG GCACATCCATGTCCTGCCCTCACATAAGCGGCTTAGCAGCTCTGCTGAAGGCGGCTCACCCGGCGTGGAGCCCGAGCGCGATCAAGTCGGCCTTGATGACGACGGCCTACACGGTCGACAACTCGGACTCGCCCCTCCGCGACGCAGCTGACTACTCGCTCTCCACGGCGTGGGCGCACGGAGCTGGCCACGTCGACCCCCAGAAGGCGCTCTCGCCGGGGCTCGTGTACGACGCCTCCCCGGACGACTATGTGGCGTTCCTGTGCTCGTTGGACTACACGGTCGAGATGATCCAGGTGGTCGTGAAGCGCCCCAACGTGACGTGCGCGAGGAAGTTCCGAGACCCCGGCCAGCTCAACTACCCGTCATTCTCCGTGCTATTCGGGAAGTCTAGGGTTGTGCGGTACAGCCGGGAGCTGACCAATGTGGACGAGGTTGCCGGGTCCGTGTACAAGGTCTCGGTCGAAGCGCCTAAAAATGTAGTGGTCACCGTGAAGCCCTCGACCCTCACCTTCCAGAAGGTGGGTGACAAGCAACACTACACGGTGACCTTCGTGTCGGCCAAGGGCGCTGGCGCTCCGAGGAACGAGTTTGGCTCGATTACTTGGAAGAACGAGCAGCATCAAGTGAGGAGCCCCGTTTCCTACTCGTGGGCACGGGTCTGA
- the LOC130987706 gene encoding uncharacterized protein LOC130987706 isoform X1, whose protein sequence is MYRSAARRLLPAVICRRPLRLRSPAPFAAPIEHRASFSADAAENAQNHNPRNAAAFNSSSSSDEGRNPRATARPKAHWQEEQARVLQASLRHVLRVGWTDAAMIAGAREVGISPSVVGSFPRKEAALVEFFMDDCLQKLIDIIDTKEDLKNLIPSHRVSKLVRIRLEMQAPYISKWPQALSIQAQPLNISTSFKQRAMLVDEIWHAAGDEGSDTDWYVKRTVLGGIYSTTELYMLTDTSADFQGTWAFLDERVRDAFDMKKTLQEVKYLAEAVGAGMGGPVQGFLKKILQG, encoded by the exons ATGTACCGATCGGCGGCGAGGCGGCTGTTGCCGGCGGTGATCTGCCGGCGCCCTCTTCGATTACGCTCTCCTGCTCCTTTCGCAGCCCCAATCGAACACCGGGCGTCGTTTTCAGCGGACGCCGCCGAGAACGCTCAAAATCACAACCCTCGCAATGCCGCTGCTTTCAATTCGTCGTCGTCGTCAGATGAAGGGCGGAACCCTAGAGCCACGGCTCGCCCCAAAGCTCACTGGCAGGAAGAGCAGGCGCGTGTTCTTCAGGCCTCTCTCCGCCACGTT CTTAGAGTAGGGTGGACTGATGCTGCAATGATAGCTGGAGCGAGGGAGGTTGGTATCTCTCCTTCTGTTGTAGGATCTTTTCCTCGAAAGGAAGCTGCTCTTGTCGAG TTTTTCATGGATGATTGTCTGCAAAAGTTAATTGATATTATTGACACAAAAGAGGATTTGAAGAACTTGATTCCGAGCCACCGGGTATCCAAGCTTGTCAGAATTCGCTTAGAGATGCAGGCACCTTACATCTCAAAGTGGCCTCAAGCACTTAGCATACAG GCGCAACCATTGAATATTTCTACAAGCTTCAAGCAAAGAGCAATGCTTGTGGATGAAATTTGGCATGCTGCTGGTGATGAGGGCTCTGATACTGATTGGTATGTGAAGCGCACAGTACTTGGTGGAATATATTCGACAACCGAACTATACATGCTGACGGATACTTCCGCAG ATTTTCAGGGCACATGGGCTTTCTTGGATGAACGAGTAAGAGATGCATTTGATATGAAAAAGACACTTCAAGAG GTAAAATATTTGGCCGAGGCGGTGGGTGCTGGGATGGGAGGTCCTGTGCAAGGTTTTCTGAAGAAAATCCTTCAGGGTTGA
- the LOC130987706 gene encoding uncharacterized protein LOC130987706 isoform X2, with protein sequence MYRSAARRLLPAVICRRPLRLRSPAPFAAPIEHRASFSADAAENAQNHNPRNAAAFNSSSSSDEGRNPRATARPKAHWQEEQARVLQASLRHVLRVGWTDAAMIAGAREVGISPSVVGSFPRKEAALVEFFMDDCLQKLIDIIDTKEDLKNLIPSHRVSKLVRIRLEMQAPYISKWPQALSIQAQPLNISTSFKQRAMLVDEIWHAAGDEGSDTDWYVKRTVLGGIYSTTELYMLTDTSADFQGTWAFLDERVRDAFDMKKTLQEVKYLALYRSNIFVNKKQNKMKDFA encoded by the exons ATGTACCGATCGGCGGCGAGGCGGCTGTTGCCGGCGGTGATCTGCCGGCGCCCTCTTCGATTACGCTCTCCTGCTCCTTTCGCAGCCCCAATCGAACACCGGGCGTCGTTTTCAGCGGACGCCGCCGAGAACGCTCAAAATCACAACCCTCGCAATGCCGCTGCTTTCAATTCGTCGTCGTCGTCAGATGAAGGGCGGAACCCTAGAGCCACGGCTCGCCCCAAAGCTCACTGGCAGGAAGAGCAGGCGCGTGTTCTTCAGGCCTCTCTCCGCCACGTT CTTAGAGTAGGGTGGACTGATGCTGCAATGATAGCTGGAGCGAGGGAGGTTGGTATCTCTCCTTCTGTTGTAGGATCTTTTCCTCGAAAGGAAGCTGCTCTTGTCGAG TTTTTCATGGATGATTGTCTGCAAAAGTTAATTGATATTATTGACACAAAAGAGGATTTGAAGAACTTGATTCCGAGCCACCGGGTATCCAAGCTTGTCAGAATTCGCTTAGAGATGCAGGCACCTTACATCTCAAAGTGGCCTCAAGCACTTAGCATACAG GCGCAACCATTGAATATTTCTACAAGCTTCAAGCAAAGAGCAATGCTTGTGGATGAAATTTGGCATGCTGCTGGTGATGAGGGCTCTGATACTGATTGGTATGTGAAGCGCACAGTACTTGGTGGAATATATTCGACAACCGAACTATACATGCTGACGGATACTTCCGCAG ATTTTCAGGGCACATGGGCTTTCTTGGATGAACGAGTAAGAGATGCATTTGATATGAAAAAGACACTTCAAGAGGTAAA ATATTTGGCACTATAtaggagtaatatttttgtcaacaaaaaacaaaataaaatgaaagattTTGCATAg
- the LOC130987717 gene encoding protein NEGATIVE GRAVITROPIC RESPONSE OF ROOTS-like isoform X1: MLVGIPSPIFLQFHPTNITNFTHTFFLEKKINKNKVRLIVAAKMKILSWMRSKRNGNGGSNNKPNPQSKSYEKTLMHESCNQEFSDWPNALLAIGTFGNKHSADLEQVVEKENLSVEQILNCLRDGDGRRLESQGSMVERAGKDIQSDKRNRGIGKTSLSFLLKKALLCGGAGFVAAPPIIRDPLPDPKLDHSTMEKILRAMLHKKIYPQRPTPKKCLDMGEEQECEKGTHQSKWDKTDSECKLNQHFHISHLLYYSSLVSCFCRYCARDIVS, translated from the exons ATGCTTGTGGGAATTCCATCACCTATTTTTCTCCAATTCCACCCTACAAATATTACAAATTTCACCCAcactttttttttggagaaaaaaataaataaaaataaagtcagaTTAATCGTTGCTGCCAAGATGAAG ATCTTGAGTTGGATGCGAAGCAAGCGCAATGGCAACGGAGGCAGCAACAACAAACCCAATCCACAATCAAAATCAT ATGAGAAGACGCTGATGCATGAATCCTGCAACCAAGAGTTCTCCGATTGGCCCAACGCTCTGCTGGCCATCGGCACATTTGGAAACAAACATTCCGCCGACTTGGAACAAGTAGTTGAGAAGGAAAATCTTTCGGTAGAGCAAATCTTAAACTGCCTGCGCGACGGCGACGGCCGCCGTCTGGAGAGCCAGGGCAGCATGGTGGAGAGAGCCGGAAAAGATATTCAGTCAGATAAGCGAAACAGAGGCATCGGAAAAACGTCCTTGTCTTTCCTGCTCAAGAAGGCGCTTCTCTGCGGCGGTGCCGGATTCGTCGCCGCGCCTCCGATCATTAGAGATCCGCTTCCAGATCCTAAATTGGATCACTCCACAATGGAGAAg ATATTGAGGGCTATGCTGCACAAGAAGATATACCCTCAAAGGCCAACTCCCAAGAAATGCTTGGATATGGGAGAGGAGCAAGAGTGTGAAAAGGGCACTCATCAAAGCAAATGGGACAAAACAGACTCTGAATGTAAGTTGAACCAACACTTTCATATTTCTCATCTACTTTACTACTCATCACTGGTTTCATGTTTTTGCAGATATTGTGCTAGAGATATAGTCTCCTAA
- the LOC130987717 gene encoding protein NEGATIVE GRAVITROPIC RESPONSE OF ROOTS-like isoform X2, with protein sequence MLVGIPSPIFLQFHPTNITNFTHTFFLEKKINKNKVRLIVAAKMKILSWMRSKRNGNGGSNNKPNPQSKSYEKTLMHESCNQEFSDWPNALLAIGTFGNKHSADLEQVVEKENLSVEQILNCLRDGDGRRLESQGSMVERAGKDIQSDKRNRGIGKTSLSFLLKKALLCGGAGFVAAPPIIRDPLPDPKLDHSTMEKILRAMLHKKIYPQRPTPKKCLDMGEEQECEKGTHQSKWDKTDSEYIVLEI encoded by the exons ATGCTTGTGGGAATTCCATCACCTATTTTTCTCCAATTCCACCCTACAAATATTACAAATTTCACCCAcactttttttttggagaaaaaaataaataaaaataaagtcagaTTAATCGTTGCTGCCAAGATGAAG ATCTTGAGTTGGATGCGAAGCAAGCGCAATGGCAACGGAGGCAGCAACAACAAACCCAATCCACAATCAAAATCAT ATGAGAAGACGCTGATGCATGAATCCTGCAACCAAGAGTTCTCCGATTGGCCCAACGCTCTGCTGGCCATCGGCACATTTGGAAACAAACATTCCGCCGACTTGGAACAAGTAGTTGAGAAGGAAAATCTTTCGGTAGAGCAAATCTTAAACTGCCTGCGCGACGGCGACGGCCGCCGTCTGGAGAGCCAGGGCAGCATGGTGGAGAGAGCCGGAAAAGATATTCAGTCAGATAAGCGAAACAGAGGCATCGGAAAAACGTCCTTGTCTTTCCTGCTCAAGAAGGCGCTTCTCTGCGGCGGTGCCGGATTCGTCGCCGCGCCTCCGATCATTAGAGATCCGCTTCCAGATCCTAAATTGGATCACTCCACAATGGAGAAg ATATTGAGGGCTATGCTGCACAAGAAGATATACCCTCAAAGGCCAACTCCCAAGAAATGCTTGGATATGGGAGAGGAGCAAGAGTGTGAAAAGGGCACTCATCAAAGCAAATGGGACAAAACAGACTCTGAAT ATATTGTGCTAGAGATATAG